A section of the Mycobacterium sp. 3519A genome encodes:
- the ddaH gene encoding dimethylargininase encodes MHAKKALVRRPGPRLAEGLLTHLERSPVDQDVAMKQWDAYVRAFVDAGWRLTEVEPAPDSPDSVFVEDTVVVYGDLAVIARSGAAERRSETAGTEKVIAELGYRIARIEAPGVLDGGDVLKHGGTVYVGQSGRTNAEGIRQLAEHLAPYGANVITVPLTKALHLKSAVTALPDGTIIGYEPVVDDPSVFPAFLAVPEEPGAHVVLLGDRKLLMSSAAPKTADLLRARGYEPVLVDIGEFEKLEGCVTCLSVRLRGI; translated from the coding sequence GTGCATGCCAAGAAGGCGCTAGTGCGACGGCCCGGTCCGCGCCTGGCAGAAGGACTGCTGACCCACCTCGAGCGGTCGCCCGTCGACCAGGACGTCGCGATGAAGCAGTGGGACGCCTATGTGCGGGCTTTCGTCGACGCCGGTTGGCGGTTGACCGAAGTCGAACCGGCGCCGGATTCCCCCGACAGCGTGTTCGTCGAGGACACCGTCGTCGTCTACGGGGACCTCGCCGTGATCGCGCGGTCGGGCGCCGCCGAGCGGCGCTCCGAGACCGCGGGCACCGAGAAGGTCATCGCTGAATTGGGTTACCGCATCGCGCGTATCGAGGCGCCCGGCGTGCTCGACGGCGGAGACGTCCTGAAGCACGGCGGCACGGTGTACGTCGGGCAGTCCGGGCGCACGAACGCCGAGGGAATCCGGCAGCTCGCCGAACACCTGGCGCCGTACGGCGCGAACGTGATCACAGTGCCGTTGACCAAGGCGCTGCACCTCAAATCGGCGGTGACCGCGCTGCCGGACGGCACGATCATCGGCTACGAACCGGTGGTCGACGATCCATCGGTGTTCCCGGCGTTCCTCGCGGTGCCCGAGGAGCCGGGCGCACACGTGGTGCTGCTCGGCGACCGGAAGCTGCTGATGTCGTCGGCCGCGCCCAAAACCGCTGACCTGCTGCGGGCGCGCGGCTACGAACCGGTGCTTGTCGACATCGGTGAGTTCGAAAAGCTCGAGGGCTGTGTCACGTGTCTATCGGTCCGGCTGCGCGGCATCTGA
- a CDS encoding cytochrome P450 — protein MTQTTCPFGPGYDFTDPDVLLKGIPVAEFAQLRKTAPVWWNEQKESIFDDGGYWVISRHADIKEISRNGELWSTNRKGVVMRMPEGSTPEQLELTKALLINHDAPEHTRLRKIVSRLFTPRAVATLEEKLTVAAREIVAAAREKESGNFVDDIAMGLPLLAIADLLGVPEADREKLFHWTNLIMNTDDPDFEADVIAANAELMGYAYNMAEERRRCPADDIVTRLVQADIDGEAIEDVEFAFFVILLAVAGNETTRNAMTHGMNAFFENPDQWELFKRARPETTADEIVRWATPVHCFQRTALADTEIGGVTVREGQRVGLFYSSANYDEEVFEHPFRFDIRRDPNPHLGFGGNGAHYCIGANLARMEIKLIFNELASQVPDIAKLGEPQRLRSGWINGVKELQVSYRG, from the coding sequence ATGACGCAGACCACATGCCCGTTCGGCCCTGGGTACGACTTCACCGATCCCGACGTGCTGCTCAAGGGCATCCCCGTCGCCGAGTTCGCGCAGCTACGCAAAACCGCGCCGGTGTGGTGGAACGAGCAGAAGGAGTCGATCTTCGACGACGGCGGCTACTGGGTGATCAGCAGGCACGCCGACATCAAGGAGATCTCGCGCAACGGCGAACTGTGGTCGACCAATCGCAAGGGCGTGGTGATGCGGATGCCCGAAGGCTCCACGCCCGAGCAACTCGAGCTGACCAAGGCGCTGCTGATCAACCACGACGCGCCCGAGCACACTCGGCTACGCAAGATCGTGTCGCGGCTGTTCACCCCGCGGGCCGTCGCCACGCTGGAGGAGAAGCTCACCGTGGCTGCCCGCGAAATCGTCGCTGCCGCAAGGGAAAAGGAGAGCGGCAACTTTGTTGATGACATCGCGATGGGCCTGCCGTTGCTGGCGATCGCCGATCTGCTCGGCGTGCCGGAGGCCGACCGGGAGAAGTTGTTCCACTGGACCAACCTGATCATGAACACCGACGACCCGGACTTCGAGGCGGACGTCATCGCCGCCAACGCCGAGTTGATGGGTTACGCCTACAACATGGCCGAGGAGCGGCGGCGCTGCCCGGCAGACGACATCGTCACCCGCTTGGTCCAGGCCGACATTGACGGGGAGGCCATCGAAGACGTCGAGTTCGCGTTCTTCGTCATCCTGCTCGCCGTCGCGGGCAACGAGACCACCCGCAACGCGATGACACACGGTATGAACGCATTCTTCGAGAATCCCGACCAGTGGGAGTTGTTCAAACGTGCGCGGCCGGAGACCACCGCCGACGAGATCGTGCGCTGGGCCACGCCGGTGCACTGCTTCCAGCGGACGGCGTTGGCGGACACCGAGATCGGTGGCGTCACCGTTCGCGAGGGGCAGCGGGTCGGCCTCTTCTACAGCTCCGCCAACTACGACGAGGAGGTGTTCGAGCACCCGTTCCGGTTTGATATCCGGCGGGACCCGAACCCGCATCTCGGCTTCGGCGGCAACGGCGCGCACTACTGCATCGGCGCCAACCTGGCGCGCATGGAGATCAAGCTGATCTTCAACGAGCTGGCCAGTCAGGTTCCGGACATCGCCAAACTGGGGGAACCGCAACGGCTTCGGTCCGGCTGGATCAACGGGGTCAAGGAGCTGCAAGTCTCCTACCGCGGATAA
- a CDS encoding acetamidase/formamidase family protein — MPPVSSISPARTVLQSGSGPVTGRHYLPSRPDEVQWGWLPNAATAPVVELDSGDTITIDTVSHEGILEDQGRDPVRFLAEFGVREDEVLDDMIAIAETGPSHDIDDGPHVVTGPIAVNQARAGDVLRIDVVELTQRAPYGFISMRHGFGALPDELPAEGMMFSHFCEVDPSGSVGRIAVAQRFLQFPLAPFLGLMGVARNTGDRVPSVPPGDHGGNMDVKHAVAGSTVFLPVQVDGASFYVGDPHFAQGNGEVALTALEAPLRATLRLTVLRGDERTHAIGPLTSPMIETSSHWIPTGMDVDLDEAMRKAVRNAVALLRQRFDIPEPVVLAYLSAAADFEVSQVVDAVKGVHCMIAKRDFAAWF; from the coding sequence ATGCCACCCGTCTCATCAATCAGCCCGGCCCGCACCGTTCTTCAGTCCGGGTCGGGGCCCGTGACCGGCAGGCACTACCTGCCGTCGCGGCCCGACGAGGTGCAGTGGGGCTGGCTGCCGAATGCGGCCACCGCACCGGTCGTCGAGCTCGACAGCGGCGACACCATCACCATCGACACCGTCAGCCACGAAGGGATTCTCGAGGATCAGGGCCGCGATCCGGTCCGCTTCCTCGCCGAATTCGGGGTCCGCGAGGACGAGGTGCTCGACGACATGATCGCCATCGCCGAGACCGGCCCCAGCCACGACATCGACGACGGGCCGCACGTGGTGACCGGGCCGATCGCGGTGAATCAGGCCAGGGCCGGCGACGTCCTGCGCATCGACGTGGTGGAACTGACGCAACGCGCCCCGTACGGTTTCATCAGCATGCGGCACGGTTTCGGCGCGCTGCCCGACGAGCTGCCCGCCGAGGGCATGATGTTCAGCCACTTCTGTGAGGTCGACCCGTCCGGCAGCGTCGGCAGAATCGCTGTCGCGCAACGGTTCCTGCAGTTTCCACTGGCCCCGTTCCTCGGTCTGATGGGGGTGGCGCGCAACACCGGTGATCGGGTGCCGTCGGTGCCGCCCGGTGACCACGGCGGCAACATGGACGTCAAACACGCGGTGGCAGGCTCGACCGTGTTCCTGCCGGTGCAAGTGGACGGGGCGTCGTTCTACGTCGGCGACCCGCATTTCGCCCAGGGCAACGGTGAGGTGGCGCTGACGGCGCTGGAGGCGCCGCTGCGCGCCACGCTGCGGTTGACCGTGCTGCGCGGCGACGAGCGCACGCACGCGATCGGCCCGTTGACCTCACCGATGATCGAAACGTCCTCGCACTGGATCCCCACCGGGATGGACGTCGACCTCGACGAAGCGATGCGCAAGGCCGTACGAAACGCGGTGGCGTTGCTGCGTCAGCGCTTCGATATCCCCGAACCCGTTGTCCTGGCCTATCTTTCCGCCGCCGCCGATTTCGAGGTCAGCCAGGTGGTCGACGCGGTCAAAGGTGTGCACTGCATGATCGCCAAACGCGACTTCGCGGCCTGGTTCTGA
- a CDS encoding amino acid ABC transporter permease/ATP-binding protein has protein sequence MDKFTHYLTTGWLLDGIVFTLQLTLYGFAGGLLLGLVLALAQLTRFKPLSVLARTYVVIYRGTPLILQMVFVFTALPHAGISFPPLMAASVALAMNEAAFFAEIFRSGVRAVDPGQLAAARALGLVPRVVALRIVVPQVTRMSVPALGNEAVATMKNSALASIIAVPELTLRTQQLTSATFDYFSIYFATGVMYLALTGALTVIQLLLEDALNLDRGRKRSVLSRMVPLPRSQSAPSAPPDDTPPPPPLDLDALAPRTIGAELIQLTGVAKAYGEHTIFDGVDLSIRSGEVVALLGPSGSGKSTLLRMINGLEEIDAGTITVAGARIGYDERGRRLSVRQAAEQRQQLGIGMVFQHFNLFSHLSARMNVAGPLNWTGTAKLEAEATAEALLAKVGMAQRASALPRQLSGGQQQRVGIARALALSPRVLLLDEPTSALDPELIAGVLDVIRGLAHQQGLTMLIATHQLGFANEIADRVVFMANGNIVEQGPAAEVIGAPTHEITRRFMTAMRAAEV, from the coding sequence ATGGACAAGTTCACCCACTACCTGACCACCGGCTGGCTGCTCGATGGCATCGTCTTCACCCTGCAGCTGACCCTGTACGGCTTCGCCGGGGGTCTGCTGCTGGGCCTGGTGCTCGCCCTGGCCCAGTTGACCCGCTTCAAACCGCTGAGCGTGCTGGCCCGCACCTACGTCGTCATCTACCGCGGCACACCGCTGATCCTGCAGATGGTTTTCGTGTTCACCGCGCTGCCCCACGCCGGGATCTCGTTCCCGCCGTTGATGGCCGCGTCGGTGGCGCTTGCGATGAACGAAGCGGCGTTCTTCGCCGAGATCTTCCGGTCCGGCGTGCGCGCCGTTGACCCCGGCCAGTTGGCCGCGGCCAGGGCGCTCGGGCTGGTGCCCAGAGTGGTGGCGCTGCGCATCGTCGTGCCGCAGGTCACCCGCATGTCGGTGCCCGCGCTCGGTAACGAGGCCGTCGCCACGATGAAGAACTCAGCGCTGGCCTCGATCATCGCGGTGCCCGAATTGACCCTGCGCACACAGCAACTGACGTCGGCGACGTTCGACTACTTCTCCATCTACTTCGCCACCGGCGTGATGTACCTGGCGCTGACCGGCGCGCTGACCGTGATCCAGTTGCTGCTCGAGGATGCGCTCAACCTCGACCGCGGCCGCAAGCGTTCGGTGCTGTCGCGCATGGTGCCGCTGCCGCGCAGCCAATCCGCGCCGAGCGCGCCACCCGATGACACCCCACCCCCGCCGCCGCTGGATCTGGACGCCCTCGCGCCGCGCACCATCGGCGCCGAGTTGATCCAACTGACCGGCGTGGCCAAGGCCTACGGCGAGCACACCATCTTCGACGGCGTCGACCTGAGCATCCGCTCCGGTGAGGTGGTGGCACTGCTCGGGCCGAGCGGCTCCGGCAAGAGCACGCTGCTGCGGATGATCAACGGGCTCGAGGAGATCGACGCGGGGACCATCACGGTGGCCGGCGCCCGGATCGGATACGACGAACGCGGCCGACGCCTTTCGGTGCGCCAGGCGGCCGAACAACGCCAGCAGCTCGGTATCGGGATGGTATTCCAGCACTTCAATCTGTTCAGTCACCTCTCGGCGCGGATGAACGTCGCCGGGCCGCTGAACTGGACCGGCACCGCCAAACTCGAGGCGGAGGCCACCGCAGAGGCGCTACTGGCGAAAGTCGGTATGGCACAACGCGCCAGCGCGCTGCCGCGTCAACTCTCCGGCGGTCAGCAGCAACGGGTCGGCATCGCGCGGGCGTTGGCGCTGAGCCCGCGGGTGCTGCTGCTCGACGAGCCGACCAGCGCATTGGATCCCGAGCTGATCGCCGGTGTGCTCGACGTCATCCGGGGGTTGGCCCACCAGCAGGGCCTGACGATGTTGATCGCCACCCACCAGCTCGGCTTCGCCAACGAGATCGCCGACCGCGTGGTGTTCATGGCCAACGGCAACATCGTCGAACAAGGACCGGCCGCCGAGGTCATCGGCGCACCCACACACGAAATCACCCGGCGCTTCATGACCGCGATGCGCGCGGCGGAAGTCTAG
- a CDS encoding FadR/GntR family transcriptional regulator, translated as MAQLPVPRRHQNISVVLAAHFERLIATSELTPGSRLPSERELAEKFDVSRSTLREAMHELEAKRLIERRPGRGTTVLGLQRNSGDLRNLSAEDASASYAAELREIIEPSIAALAASRATASNLLQLGDVLDRSHENVLQSESLRLDVEFHTLLARAAQNPLLESLQAMTGDWTHDVRQHSHATRAGRRISTRGHRRIYEAVRDHDPGAAQESMMVHLEEVKELIAKATKRRGAARTGD; from the coding sequence ATGGCCCAGCTGCCGGTACCGCGTCGCCACCAGAACATCTCGGTGGTGCTGGCCGCGCACTTCGAACGGCTGATCGCCACCAGTGAGTTGACCCCGGGTTCGCGGCTGCCGTCCGAGCGGGAGCTAGCGGAGAAGTTCGACGTATCGCGCTCGACGTTGCGGGAGGCCATGCACGAGCTCGAGGCCAAACGCCTCATCGAGCGCAGGCCGGGCCGTGGGACGACTGTGCTTGGTTTACAACGGAATTCGGGTGATCTTCGCAACCTGTCCGCCGAGGACGCGTCGGCGTCCTACGCCGCGGAACTGCGGGAGATCATCGAGCCGTCGATCGCGGCGTTGGCCGCCAGCCGGGCGACCGCCTCGAATCTGCTACAGCTCGGCGACGTGTTGGACCGGTCACACGAGAATGTGTTGCAGTCCGAGTCGCTTCGGTTGGACGTCGAGTTCCACACGCTACTGGCCCGTGCGGCGCAGAACCCACTGCTGGAGTCGCTGCAGGCGATGACCGGCGACTGGACCCACGACGTGCGGCAGCATTCACACGCCACCAGGGCGGGCCGGCGCATCTCGACACGCGGGCATCGCCGCATCTACGAAGCCGTCCGCGACCACGATCCGGGGGCCGCGCAGGAGTCGATGATGGTGCACCTCGAAGAGGTCAAGGAGCTCATCGCCAAGGCGACCAAGCGACGGGGCGCCGCGCGCACCGGCGATTGA
- a CDS encoding ABC transporter substrate-binding protein encodes MTPRVVRTLAAALCAAAALAGCSTDSDKAQPAAASGEYADVASSPACTTLRQDHPGLAGKTMRNAINPYTPGYETVDPTDPSKYQGFDIDLGNAIGACLGFSVSYVPVGFSELVPTVASGRADWILSNLYATKERAQGGVDFVSYSKVFDGILVKNGNPKKITGIDTSLCGLTVALNKGYVEVPLVEAVGPKCQAQGKPAPTTSLFDNSSDCVQAILAGRADSYMNDINTVKRYIAEHPNDLASADTVMLDYTIGIGVPRGDHDLRDAVIGALNEIQSTGLQGKLATKWKLDENAVAQPTVLSAD; translated from the coding sequence ATGACACCTCGAGTCGTGCGGACGTTGGCCGCCGCACTCTGCGCCGCCGCGGCTTTGGCCGGCTGTTCCACCGACAGCGACAAGGCGCAGCCGGCGGCCGCCAGCGGTGAGTACGCCGACGTCGCGAGCTCACCGGCCTGCACCACGCTGCGCCAAGACCACCCGGGCCTGGCCGGTAAGACCATGCGCAACGCGATCAACCCGTACACCCCCGGCTATGAGACCGTCGACCCCACCGACCCGAGCAAGTACCAGGGCTTCGACATCGACCTTGGCAACGCGATCGGCGCCTGCCTCGGGTTCTCGGTGAGCTACGTGCCGGTCGGTTTCTCCGAACTGGTCCCGACCGTGGCCAGCGGGCGCGCCGACTGGATCCTGTCGAACCTGTACGCAACCAAGGAACGTGCCCAGGGCGGCGTCGACTTCGTAAGCTACTCAAAGGTTTTCGACGGCATCCTGGTCAAGAACGGCAACCCGAAGAAGATCACCGGCATCGACACCTCGCTGTGTGGCCTCACCGTGGCGCTGAACAAGGGCTACGTCGAGGTGCCGCTGGTCGAAGCGGTCGGACCCAAATGCCAGGCCCAAGGCAAGCCCGCCCCCACCACCAGCCTGTTCGACAACAGCTCCGACTGCGTGCAGGCCATCCTGGCCGGCCGCGCCGACTCCTACATGAACGACATCAACACCGTGAAGCGCTACATCGCCGAACACCCCAACGATCTGGCGTCCGCCGACACGGTGATGCTGGACTACACGATCGGAATCGGTGTGCCCCGGGGCGATCACGACCTGCGCGACGCCGTCATCGGCGCGCTGAACGAGATCCAGTCGACCGGTCTGCAAGGCAAACTCGCGACCAAGTGGAAGCTCGATGAGAACGCGGTCGCCCAGCCGACCGTGCTCAGCGCCGACTGA